From Butyricimonas paravirosa, one genomic window encodes:
- a CDS encoding GNAT family N-acetyltransferase, which produces MRVISVRENPEYKEVAIKYFPSKWTEVAPEIYEDCITHAVGSEDVLPQWYLLEKEGIIMGCAGLITNDFISRMDLYPWLCALYIEEAYRGNAYAVLLIEKAKEDTRKAGFSRMYLSTEHVGYYEKYGFRYIGQGYHPWGENSRIYEIEV; this is translated from the coding sequence ATGAGAGTAATATCCGTACGGGAAAACCCGGAATATAAAGAGGTCGCCATAAAATATTTCCCCAGCAAGTGGACGGAAGTAGCCCCGGAAATATACGAGGATTGTATCACTCATGCCGTGGGGAGTGAGGATGTTCTACCACAATGGTATCTGTTGGAAAAAGAGGGGATTATCATGGGATGTGCCGGCTTGATCACGAATGATTTTATCAGCCGGATGGACCTGTATCCTTGGCTTTGTGCCTTGTATATCGAAGAGGCGTACCGGGGAAATGCTTATGCCGTGCTGTTGATTGAAAAAGCGAAAGAAGATACCCGTAAGGCGGGATTCAGCCGCATGTACCTTTCAACGGAACACGTGGGGTATTACGAGAAATACGGGTTCCGCTATATCGGACAAGGGTACCATCCGTGGGGCGAGAACTCCCGGATTTACGAGATCGAAGTTTGA
- a CDS encoding DUF2867 domain-containing protein, with protein MNDTNETGRLIEKYLPVDYHDTFSVQTDVNGLSPAEIITRIFSYNPVWLRALYKFRAFLVKPFGIETRTPQVKNLIVEENEREAIMRMDDSHLLFYVSVFICPEERGRQTTEISTWVKYHNRIGKVYFFFIKPFHRVIVPRVSKRVLMKE; from the coding sequence ATGAATGATACGAACGAAACGGGGCGGCTAATTGAAAAATATCTTCCGGTGGATTACCATGACACATTTTCGGTACAAACCGACGTGAACGGGTTATCTCCGGCGGAGATCATTACAAGAATATTCTCGTATAATCCCGTGTGGCTCCGGGCCTTGTACAAATTCCGGGCCTTTCTCGTGAAACCTTTCGGGATCGAAACGAGAACTCCGCAGGTAAAGAACCTGATCGTGGAGGAAAATGAACGGGAGGCGATCATGCGAATGGATGATAGTCATTTACTTTTTTACGTTTCGGTATTTATTTGCCCGGAAGAAAGAGGCAGGCAGACCACGGAAATCTCCACGTGGGTGAAATATCACAACCGGATAGGGAAAGTCTATTTTTTCTTTATCAAACCGTTTCATCGGGTGATTGTCCCACGGGTCTCGAAACGGGTATTAATGAAAGAGTGA